From Drosophila suzukii chromosome 2R, CBGP_Dsuzu_IsoJpt1.0, whole genome shotgun sequence, a single genomic window includes:
- the LOC108009583 gene encoding uncharacterized protein, giving the protein MQVRSKKPVWFLFKLMELLLSLGCCFVHWRCFKEEGVPHIFLLCGTYGGSVIICIVSLIGVFYAERPTMKHEAVFGGLLGGLHMFTVYAHMYMATLEEFRTEKWPDFYMCCRDNAILALYAGAIYLLHCTFALDLMLSHQRRKHPQRSKRPLQLYFISRGAEAYLSRFWWFQRISAKMLTSAQPSEHSSRRRHVSSSSESDSEADEKLGNFKEKEYN; this is encoded by the coding sequence ATGCAGGTGCGTTCAAAGAAGCCCGTTTGGTTCCTGTTCAAGTTGATGGAGCTGCTGCTGAGCCTGGGATGCTGCTTCGTCCACTGGCGTTGTTTCAAGGAGGAAGGTGTTCCGCACATATTCCTGCTATGTGGAACCTATGGTGGTTCTGTGATCATCTGTATCGTGTCCCTAATTGGAGTCTTCTATGCAGAGCGGCCGACGATGAAGCACGAAGCTGTTTTTGGGGGCCTCTTGGGAGGTCTGCACATGTTCACCGTTTACGCCCACATGTACATGGCCACTTTGGAGGAGTTTCGCACTGAGAAGTGGCCTGATTTCTATATGTGTTGCCGGGATAATGCCATTTTAGCCCTCTATGCTGGGGCTATTTACCTGCTGCACTGCACCTTTGCCCTGGACTTGATGCTCTCCCATCAGAGAAGGAAGCATCCGCAGAGGAGCAAGCGACCACTCCAGCTGTACTTCATCAGCCGCGGGGCAGAGGCCTATCTCAGTCGGTTCTGGTGGTTCCAGCGCATTTCCGCCAAAATGTTGACCAGCGCCCAGCCATCGGAGCACTCTAGCCGTAGGCGACATGTTTCCTCCTCCTCGGAATCGGACTCGGAAGCAGATGAAAAGTTGGGAAATTTTAAGGAGAAGGAATACAACTGA
- the Pi3K59F gene encoding phosphatidylinositol 3-kinase catalytic subunit type 3 gives MDQPDDHFRYIHSSSLHERVQIKVGTLEGKKRQPDYEKLLEDPILRFSGLYSEEHPSFQVRLQVFNQGRPYCLPVTSSYKAFGKRWSWNEWVSLPLQFSDLPRSAMLVLTILDCSGAGQTTVIGGTSISVFGKDGMFRQGMYDLRVWLGVEGDGSFPSRTPGKGKESSKSQMQRLGKLAKKHRNGQVQKVDWLDRLTFREIEVINEREKRMSDYMFLMIEFPAIVVDDMYNYAVVYFEPEGDVKYKLPAKPKLVSVPDSEIQMENLVERKHHRLARSERSGISDRDAKPTASIRDQLHTIVYRYPPTYVLTSEEQDLLWKFRFYLSSHKKALTKFLKCINWKLEDEVTQALWMLANWAPMDVEDALELLSPTFTHPQVRKYAVSRLAQAPDEDLLLYLLQLVQALKYEDPRHIVHLHSCIFPERDVVRSILDDNGSLLDQSSLSDLSATSSGLHASVIPANQRAASVLAAIKGDKSVSPGSAGSGGQLSVALPNPSAPATPGSSSLPCDSNSNALMLAEGISFGSVPANLCTFLIQRACTNATLANYFYWYLSIEVEEVESVRKQDEKAHDMYAMVLKMFLKVLENGNFNLRGIFYNLRKQRRFIDELVKLVKLVAKEPGNRNKKTEKFQKLLAEQDMFKVNFTNFEPIPFPLDPEIYITKIVPMRTSLFKSALMPAKLTFVTSIAHHEYAAIFKHGDDLRQDQLILQMITLMDKLLRRENLDLKLTPYKVLATSSKHGFLQYVDSCTVAEVLAREGNIHNFFRKHHPCDNGPYGISAEVMDTYIKSCAGYCVITYLLGVGDRHLDNLLLTTNGKLFHIDFGYILGRDPKPMPPPMKLSKEMVEAMGGISSEHHHEFRKQCYTAYLHLRRHANVMLNLFSLMVDATVPDIALEPDKAVKKVEENLQLGLTDEEAVQHLQSLLDVSITAVMPALVEQIHRFTQYWRK, from the exons ATGGACCAGCCCGACGACCATTTCCGCTACATCCACAGTTCCTCGCTCCACGAACGTGTGCAAATAAAGGT TGGGACGCTCGAGGGGAAGAAGCGCCAGCCTGACTATGAAAAACTACTGGAAGACCCCATTTTGAGGTTCTCCGGCCTGTACTCCGAGGAGCACCCCTCGTTCCAGGTGCGCCTGCAGGTGTTCAACCAGGGCAGACCCTACTGCCTCCCAGTGACGAGCTCCTACAAGGCATTCGGTAAGCGATGGAGCTGGAACGAGTGGGTCTCGTTGCCCCTGCAGTTCTCCGATTTGCCGCGGAGCGCCATGCTGGTGCTGACCATCCTCGACTGCTCGGGCGCCGGCCAGACCACTGTCATCGGAGGCACCTCCATTTCGGTGTTCGGAAAGGACGGCATGTTCCGCCAGGGAATGTACGATTTGCGTGTCTGGCTGGGAGTCGAGGGCGATGGCAGCTTCCCCAGTCGCACGCCCGGCAAGGGCAAAGAGTCCTCAAAGTCGCAGATGCAGCGCCTCGGGAAGCTGGCCAAGAAGCATCGGAATGGCCAGGTGCAGAAGGTGGACTGGCTGGACAGGCTCACGTTCCGCGAGATCGAGGTGATCAACGAGCGCGAGAAGCGCATGTCCGACTACATGTTCCTCATGATCGAGTTCCCCGCCATCGTGGTGGATGACATGTACAAT TATGCAGTGGTCTACTTTGAGCCAGAGGGCGATGTCAAATACAAGCTGCCGGCCAAGCCCAAGTTGGTATCAGTGCCCGATTCGGAGATTCAAATG GAAAACCTCGTAGAAAGGAAGCACCATCGCTTGGCACGTTCGGAGCGTTCGGGCATCTCAGATAGAGATGCCAAACCCACAGCAAG CATTCGAGATCAGCTTCACACCATTGTCTATAGGTATCCTCCAACCTATGTTCTGACCAGCGAGGAGCAGGATCTGTTGTGGAAGTTCCGGTTCTATCTCTCCTCCCATAAAAAGGCTTTGACCAAGTTCCTGAAGTGCATCAATTGGAAGTTGGAGGATGAGGTTACTCAAGCGCTTTGGATGCTGGCTAACTGGGCGCCTATGGACGTGGAGGATGCATTGGAGCTATTGAGTCCCACCTTCACCCATCCCCAGGTGCGAAAGTATGCCGTCAGTCGACTGGCACAAGCTCCGGATGAGGATTTGCTGCTCTATCTGCTTCAGCTTGTGCAAGCTCTTAAGTACGAGGATCCCCGGCACATTGTCCATCTGCATAGCTGCATCTTTCCCGAGCGCGATGTGGTGCGTTCCATCCTGGATGACAATGGCTCACTGCTGGATCAGAGCAGCCTTTCCGATCTGAGTGCCACCAGCAGTGGCCTCCACGCCTCGGTAATTCCAGCAAATCAGCGAGCAGCAAGTGTTTTAGCCGCCATAAAGGGCGATAAGTCCGTAAGTCCCGGATCTGCAGGCAGTGGAGGTCAGTTGTCGGTAGCACTGCCGAATCCCTCTGCCCCCGCCACTCCCGGCAGCAGTTCCCTGCCCTGCGACTCCAATTCCAATGCCCTCATGCTGGCCGAGGGCATCAGCTTTGGCAGCGTTCCAGCCAATCTTTGCACATTCCTTATCCAGCGCGCCTGCACCAACGCCACGCTGGCCAACTACTTCTATTGGTACTTATCCATCGAGGTGGAGGAGGTGGAGTCTGTGAGGAAGCAGGACGAGAAGGCCCACGACATGTACGCCATGGTGCTCAAGATGTTCCTGAAGGTGCTAGAGAATG GAAACTTCAATCTTCGAGGCATCTTTTATAATCTCCGGAAGCAGCGCCGCTTCATCGACGAGCTGGTCAAGTTAGTGAAACTGGTGGCCAAGGAGCCAGGGAATCGCAATAAGAAAACGGAGAAATTCCAGAAGCTACTGGCTGAGCAGGACATGTTCAAGGTGAACTTTACCAACTTTGAGCCGATACCGTTTCCCCTGGACCCAGAGATCTACATCACCAAAATTGTACCCATGCGGACTTCGCTGTTCAAAAGTGCTCTCATGCCGGCGAA ACTCACCTTTGTCACTTCTATTGCCCATCACGAGTACGCGGCCATTTTCAAGCATGGCGATGATCTGCGTCAGGATCAGCTCATCTTGCAGATGATAACCTTGATGGACAAGCTGCTAAGGCGGGAGAACCTTGATCTGAAGCTGACTCCCTACAAGGTGCTGGCCACTAGCTCCAAACATGGATTCCTGCAGTATGTTGACTCCTGCACTGTGGCGGAGGTCCTTGCTCGGGAAGGCAATATTCACAATTTCTTCCGAAAACACCATCCGTGTGATAATGGCCCATATGGCATTTCGGCGGAGGTGATGGACACTTACATTAAAAGCTGTGCAGGCTATTGTGTGATCACCTATTTGCTGG GTGTTGGTGACCGACATTTGGACAACCTGTTGCTGACCACCAATGGAAAGCTCTTTCACATCGATTTCGGCTACATTCTGGGTCGCGATCCCAAGCCCATGCCACCGCCCATGAAGCTGAGCAAGGAAATGGTGGAGGCCATGGGCGGCATTAGTTCGGAGCACCACCACGAGTTCCGCAAGCAGTGCTACACCGCCTATTTGCATTTGCGTCGGCATGCCAACGTAATGCTCAACTTATTCTCCCTGATGGTGGACGCCACTGTTCCGGACATCGCTCTTGAGCCCGACAAGGCGGTCAAGAAGGTGGAGGAGAACCTGCAGCTTGGACTGACCGATGAGGAGGCTGTCCAGCATTTGCAGAGTCTCCTAGATGTGTCCATTACGGCCGTTATGCCGGCGCTGGTGGAGCAGATCCATCGATTCACCCAGTACTGGCGGAAGTAA